AAGGCCGGTTTTCaagctacgtcttattgtacgttttgttggataggacaaatcctatacaataaaacgtggcatgtaaacagcaaaacgtacgtcttgtcgaatcgaaatgaaatccaaggtcatatcgtagaaatgatgggagaagcatagttttgcgagaactgataggataaaacgttacgtgaaaatacatgtttagACGATTTTCTCGggaaatttattgaattgtataaaagtttttaagtagttatgttttaaaaccaagtagattgcattataGGTTTTAGGAATTATTTGgtttaacgctggtttggatattatgattgtgaactccaagtccttgacgctgcgtcctgttgtaagatatctgagagttgctgtgagtttttcatggggtgtaatgacttttctcatgaggtgtcttatttcaatacgtatggtgttaccaactctagcaattgataataggctgaggtgtccattcgcaaataattgcgccagtcatctggttcacctcttttagtaacgagacgtgggaatactggcttctttttagaagcccactctcttgaccatcttgtcttttccctcttcattccctttttcctcagtcgtagtatctttatagttgaaaaaataaaagaaagcagccgtgtttcctccataataaaaaaaaacactaaacaaacttcacacaactcaagactctgaattagaaatgaggtagaaaacggaaggaaaaacgtagtgtgtatacactggacaaaacgtacattttgtcgtacgttttataggatccacaaaacgtacaataagacgtagtgtgaaaacgggcctttagaCACCTCACCTACTCATCGAGCCGTGTTTTACTCCCCGCCATCCTATCGAGCCTTGTTAGACTCTCCGCCTCTCTATCGAAATTCCACTGCACAGTTCGACAGAAGAATTGACAGTCAAAACGGAAAAGAAGAATTGACTACTGCAGAAAGAGGAAAGAATTGATTGATGCGGaaagaagaattgacagttgtTAGATGTCAGCTGTCAAAATGTTCTACAGCTCAACCCActgttcgtagacttactacggttgcctcttccgcctaaccaatgaacattaagcccgaaactgtactctcgtgacgtaattcttccccttAAACCAATCAACATCGCAAttgacctgccctctacattcagtttcaatcgcgaataaatggattttgtattcttgtgtactctggtgacgtaactcaagcatccccaccccccCTACTCTGCTTGTGTAACCTAACCTACTTTTTTAagagaaaaatatcttaatatatttaaagcaAATCTTCACTAATTAATACTCAACGAGTCATTTCTATGACTTTGTAAAAGTCTACCATAAACCAATGATTGTGAATATCTTGTAAATAGTTTTCGATATATAGATAGTGTAAGCTTGTTGTGAAATACCCTGTAAAATATATGTGAAAATAATATATTAAGTGTTTGGAGATACTTTCATAGTCCTTTCATCAATGTATGGATAAATAAAATGTACATACCTGACAGGTGTCAATTCCTCCTTGTAAATATCCAGCACAAAATGACTTTTCCATTATGCTTGCGTCGTTGCCAGTATTATTCATCATAACACGACACACTGTATCATTATATATTAACAATCTAGCTTCATGTACTGTACAAGGCATTGCTCCATGATACCTCAAAGTACCCAATCCGGGAACAGTTGCATCGATTGGCTTTTTCTTTAAATCTAAAAAACTTAATATGTGCTTGTTTTGAATTTAAAGGTAGTAAGGGGTTATTATATAGTTTTTTTTCGAACTACAAAGCGTAAGAgggattgatgatgatgaatattataatccacaaggaaactaaattcctgtagctggctgtataccatgtatcacaaaaaatttattaaaatcctttataaaaggtatataattaaaaaacccaatcgggctatatcataaAGACAGTATAAAGCTGTTAGAAGTTAATAAAAGAAGGGGTAGAGAAAAACCGAGACGATTAAAGGACTGTGAGGCAGAGAACTTGAGAGAAAAGGAGAGGAgctgaaaaatggaaaagctgaagaagaagaagatatagttTCAAGGTAAAATAGCACATCTTATATAGATTTATAAATCTATATAAGACGTGCCAATTCTGAAAATGATTCTCATGTTTTGCTAAATTACATACTTACTAGGTGGTGGTAAACAAATTGGTTGATACTGATCTGTATTTCCAGAGAGTTTAAGTAAACATATATCATAATAAGGCATTTTCTTGAAATAGTTATTATGTATGATCACTTTTTCGATTTTGTATTCTCTTTGAGTAGATTCCGATTGACAAATATTGTAAATGCCCATTCTTACTGTATAGAAGGACTCCAGTGGTCTATACCCTTTTCTAGAAATGATAGTGTATATAAATATGTGTGTAtattaattaacaaattaaaaaaaaaagcattaaaaatatggaaattttaaaataaataatttcactACATATCGTCGCTGCGAAATCAAACTAGTATAACTGTAAAAAATCGATTTTTGAAATATTGGTaccaaaaaatttcttttttgttgtcaAACTGTCATAAAATTTGGTTGAAAAAGTCCGTCAAATGGGGTTGGGTCATACGATGCAGTTAAAATCTCAATTTATGATTTTTTGTTCTTAATAAATTTTGGAATATCGCTTAATTGATAGTTCACATTACTACCAAAGTGACAGACTATTTCATATTTGCTTAAAGTTGCTAATTAATGCTGCTGTTAATGTACTAATAAAAATTCTAATCCATCAATTACTTACTTAGCTGCCTTCAAAAAATCCTTGTAACAGTGAGCAGCTGTTAAAACTATCCGAGGTGCTATAAGAGCCCCTCCGCAGGACACCATCTTAAATCTAATAAGTGCTGCATACCAGGGATATCTGTAATAACCAATATCGTAGCCAGCAACGATTCTGTCTTCTGGTAACAAACGAAATTCTACACCCAGAGGTCTTCCGCATTTAAACTCTAAAAgtcaatgaaaataaaaataaatattatgtgGATTAGTTGTATCAAGTACCTGTTCACAAGTCGCCTATAGAAATTTACATTTAGATGCTTTTAAGTCTGAAAGTTATGATGAGAGTAATCTTTGTGATGATGATGTAGATCTAAGTGTTTGTACCGAATCCCGCTAGTTCATAACGATCGAATCGTATGGTGACAAAAATCTATTGATCGACCGCCGACGGTGCCGATCGAGATTGAACCAAAACAAAATCGCACCATGGTACAACGAACACAAATTATactacataatgttccaaaatcggttcgcttcgcgcatgacgtagtcaagaacgcttccTCACGCaaatttgaatgtagttgtataggaaagacctttaattttaagttttttttatataacttggaaaattttattatagtaattataaagagatgacaaaattatgttattataatatttaatcataaataatattttgaagttAAAAGGAAcgacagttaagatttaattttacgtatagtgcgtttgtgtatccgcttatacgtatttcatcctaaaaggaatcttcggagcacctattcacagacgctctgaacgtgaaaacaatctttcctgtcgtagtagaagcaacactaaaatggcttcgatatggacgcaatagcgacatctgatgatAAATCACGAAACGAAACCCGAAGATTTCTAATCGTCGAatccaaattcagatttctgctttaatctgtgccttctaagaattgcaaggcaaaacagacgttgattaagatgtaattagagacatagggaatctaaaattgcattccacaacatatctcctcaactaagcaaaaatccttagcgaattggtttctagtactcataaagagtataccgaaataaaaggaaagacagttaagatttaaaaTCCACtgggaaactaagttcctgtagctggctgtataccatgtatcacaaaaaaaattttattttaaaatttttagtaaaaggtataaataaaatacccaaacgggctatatcacaaatacagaacgttttcggaatgtaaattccatcatcagtgtaacaaagtgcacatgctatgagccactaaaatatatgggtgagaaccctttaaatgttataaatttacaaatatgttacattatatagtattaaaaattaggatgtttaagttaccgttggaattggtaacatggcaacgtatggctctacatcggttacttggtcctgagacaaagtgtcttagAGGACCTGTTAATAACAACTGACAACTGACTTGACAACAACAGTTGTTATCAACTCGGTTCTCGGTTCTCATGAGGGAGTGATATATCTTGAGTCAGATATATCACTCCCtcataatacaaaataaataaaaataaaccccgtacaagacagtaacttcaatcccatttttctttccaaatttctccttttttttttctttttttttgttggtttgttttttttttaagaaaaaggaataaatgaatTCTTGTTTAAAAGGTCCGTCCCTGTTCCGCTTGATAATTTCCTTAAGAATCGTAATCTGCaccatgcattccaaagaaacacatggacgaaaacaagccacatgtgaaaattatgacgagctgatccaaaacaatcgaaaagattagtgtggtttgaccctcgaaagagcttaaaccaacgttcTAATGAAGCCAtcagttaaaattaaatgaactaatgttcttacagttttacttgtattttttgtttcgtttctctcgtttagtttttaatctttaatgttaagttatcgtagagtttttataacatctaaaaaaaccctacaa
The genomic region above belongs to Diabrotica undecimpunctata isolate CICGRU chromosome 8, icDiaUnde3, whole genome shotgun sequence and contains:
- the LOC140447222 gene encoding serine protease 33-like isoform X1, producing the protein MCNSIGFRMFFWISIIICFKVTIANEFKCGRPLGVEFRLLPEDRIVAGYDIGYYRYPWYAALIRFKMVSCGGALIAPRIVLTAAHCYKDFLKAAKKGYRPLESFYTVRMGIYNICQSESTQREYKIEKVIIHNNYFKKMPYYDICLLKLSGNTDQYQPICLPPPSNFLDLKKKPIDATVPGLGTLRYHGAMPCTVHEARLLIYNDTVCRVMMNNTGNDASIMEKSFCAGYLQGGIDTCQGDSGGPLQSMSPEGDFVLIGIVSFGFRCAAPGMLGVYTDVSQYIDWIKEKSGIDIPTYSNSISTSGESDSKPIKRPTGKPPKTVNGIGGGGVHMTRPFRRPVRIIILRNNHLQPITKVLLHHPIIRHNQRKNP
- the LOC140447222 gene encoding serine protease 33-like isoform X2 gives rise to the protein MCNSIGFRMFFWISIIICFKVTIANEFKCGRPLGVEFRLLPEDRIVAGYDIGYYRYPWYAALIRFKMVSCGGALIAPRIVLTAAHCYKDFLKAAKKGYRPLESFYTVRMGIYNICQSESTQREYKIEKVIIHNNYFKKMPYYDICLLKLSGNTDQYQPICLPPPNLKKKPIDATVPGLGTLRYHGAMPCTVHEARLLIYNDTVCRVMMNNTGNDASIMEKSFCAGYLQGGIDTCQGDSGGPLQSMSPEGDFVLIGIVSFGFRCAAPGMLGVYTDVSQYIDWIKEKSGIDIPTYSNSISTSGESDSKPIKRPTGKPPKTVNGIGGGGVHMTRPFRRPVRIIILRNNHLQPITKVLLHHPIIRHNQRKNP